One Solibacillus sp. R5-41 DNA segment encodes these proteins:
- a CDS encoding HD domain-containing protein, with protein sequence MIISEKLYGEFEIEKVLEDLILSKPVQRLKGIHQGGASYLVNEKWNETRYDHSVGVMLLIKKLGGSLEEQIAGLLHDVSHTAFSHVVDFVFDNKNEDYHETIFNSVIINSEIPSILEKYHYRYEDILFDDSKWTLLEQPAPELCADRVDSTLRDMHEYGQISLIDVQTFLNNLVVIEGKMYLQNIEIAEWFVKTYYKEVIDFFMDPLNIYGNDTLAKTLKLSLEKEFINLDDFLGEDDDLIQHIKSSKDKEIQDHIRRLNQNVKVKEDTTNYNLHRKNKVRLIDPSVFNGNELIRASLLSERVREMNKRAYEKATRGMYVKIISN encoded by the coding sequence TTGATTATTTCAGAAAAACTTTATGGAGAATTTGAAATAGAAAAGGTGTTAGAAGATTTAATATTAAGTAAACCTGTGCAAAGGTTAAAGGGAATTCATCAAGGGGGAGCAAGTTATTTAGTTAATGAAAAATGGAACGAAACTCGGTATGATCATTCAGTTGGAGTAATGCTTTTAATAAAAAAACTCGGTGGTTCATTAGAGGAGCAAATTGCTGGTTTGCTACATGATGTATCACACACAGCATTCTCTCATGTGGTTGATTTTGTTTTCGATAATAAAAACGAGGATTATCATGAAACAATATTTAATTCTGTAATAATAAACTCAGAAATACCATCAATTTTGGAGAAATATCATTACAGATATGAGGATATATTGTTTGATGATTCAAAGTGGACATTACTTGAGCAACCTGCACCTGAATTATGTGCAGATAGGGTGGATTCTACTTTACGCGATATGCATGAGTATGGACAAATTTCATTAATAGATGTTCAAACCTTTTTAAATAATTTAGTAGTTATTGAAGGAAAAATGTATCTTCAAAATATTGAAATAGCAGAATGGTTTGTTAAAACATATTATAAAGAAGTTATTGATTTCTTTATGGATCCGTTAAATATATATGGTAATGACACTTTAGCAAAAACATTAAAATTATCTTTAGAAAAAGAATTTATAAATCTTGATGACTTTCTTGGAGAAGATGATGATCTAATTCAACATATAAAATCATCAAAAGATAAAGAGATACAAGATCATATAAGAAGACTTAATCAAAACGTGAAAGTAAAGGAAGATACAACTAATTACAATTTACATCGAAAAAACAAAGTTCGACTGATTGATCCTTCAGTTTTCAATGGAAATGAGTTAATTAGAGCATCTTTACTTTCAGAAAGAGTAAGGGAAATGAATAAAAGAGCTTATGAAAAAGCTACAAGAGGAATGTATGTAAAGATAATTTCAAATTAA
- a CDS encoding GNAT family N-acetyltransferase — MIELRKITGDNIDEVIALEVEENQEDLLETTNLRSFADAHMLNADGIPATPFAIYAEEVAVGFLMYIYDTLDHESFENEVFYGKKSYFIWHIMIGQSYQGKGYGKLAFEKMLMDIESMPDGEAEYVALFYHTSNVIAKTLYASFGFVDTGIIQDNSMLAIKNLNVKKKNP; from the coding sequence ATGATTGAATTACGAAAGATAACCGGGGATAACATAGATGAAGTAATAGCACTAGAAGTTGAAGAAAACCAGGAAGACTTGTTAGAAACTACTAACCTCAGAAGCTTTGCAGATGCTCATATGTTGAACGCAGACGGTATACCAGCGACTCCTTTTGCCATTTATGCCGAAGAAGTTGCGGTTGGATTTTTGATGTATATTTATGATACGTTGGATCATGAGTCATTTGAAAATGAAGTTTTTTACGGGAAGAAGAGCTATTTTATTTGGCACATTATGATTGGCCAGAGTTACCAGGGGAAAGGGTATGGCAAACTTGCTTTTGAAAAAATGTTGATGGATATTGAATCTATGCCAGATGGAGAAGCGGAATATGTTGCCCTCTTTTATCATACAAGTAATGTCATAGCTAAAACATTATACGCTTCATTTGGTTTCGTAGATACAGGAATCATTCAGGATAATTCGATGTTGGCGATTAAAAATCTAAATGTGAAAAAAAAGAATCCTTAG
- a CDS encoding phosphotransferase enzyme family protein, which produces MMDLGNMVRGVASDAVAQRLVQFWEYDEGTLELWRASANFVYAFERNQDQYFLRFNFEQDKSIKQTKAELEFIQYLQLNGFPSITPIQSLSGELIETLKTAEGTYIAVVFSAANGINLDAETITAKQMEEWGKSLASLHCLSKNFEPLFERRKSWLDTIQFMESVFKKHPGEKIALEELSRVTKWLQSLPNNKDVFGLIHYDFQLDNIFFEEGKGHSFNIIDFDDAIYHWYALDIVTALDDFIDDENAHSKLLIQSFLNGYRSKMFLENDVVAQFPQFQRYANLYKFSKLLRSLDYGEINDIPSWFDELKVKLVRVADELRKSFQKSW; this is translated from the coding sequence ATGATGGATCTAGGAAACATGGTAAGAGGAGTAGCTTCTGATGCAGTCGCTCAGAGACTTGTTCAATTCTGGGAATATGACGAGGGAACTTTGGAGTTGTGGCGTGCAAGTGCAAACTTTGTGTATGCTTTTGAACGGAATCAAGATCAATATTTTTTGAGATTCAATTTTGAGCAGGATAAATCTATTAAACAAACAAAAGCTGAGTTAGAGTTTATACAATATTTACAATTGAATGGATTTCCATCTATAACACCAATTCAATCATTAAGTGGAGAACTAATTGAAACACTAAAGACCGCAGAAGGAACATATATTGCCGTTGTCTTTAGTGCAGCAAATGGAATAAATTTGGATGCAGAAACAATTACTGCAAAACAGATGGAGGAATGGGGAAAATCACTTGCCTCACTTCATTGTTTATCGAAAAATTTTGAACCATTGTTTGAAAGAAGAAAGAGTTGGTTGGACACAATACAGTTCATGGAAAGCGTATTTAAAAAGCATCCAGGAGAAAAAATAGCCCTAGAAGAGCTAAGTAGGGTGACGAAATGGCTTCAATCGTTACCCAATAACAAAGATGTGTTCGGATTGATTCACTATGATTTTCAACTGGATAATATCTTTTTTGAAGAGGGTAAGGGTCATAGTTTCAATATAATCGACTTTGATGATGCAATATATCACTGGTATGCACTTGATATTGTAACAGCGCTTGATGATTTTATTGACGATGAGAATGCTCATTCAAAATTGCTGATTCAATCTTTTTTGAACGGATATCGTTCAAAAATGTTTTTAGAAAATGATGTAGTGGCTCAATTTCCACAGTTTCAAAGATATGCAAACTTATATAAGTTCTCCAAATTATTAAGATCTTTGGATTATGGAGAAATTAATGATATTCCATCTTGGTTTGATGAATTAAAAGTAAAGTTAGTTCGTGTTGCCGATGAATTAAGAAAGAGCTTTCAAAAATCATGGTAA
- the lepB gene encoding signal peptidase I has translation MKKAKEKIELLELAKAIGIAIAFAYGIRFFLFTPIVVDGASMMPTFENGDRVIVDKIGPKSMEYERFDVIVFEAKEDTNYIKRIIGIPGDRIVYENDELFINGERYKEPYLEEYKKALIDNDTLTGDFTLEGNLGELTVPDGYFFVLGDNRRNSTDSRDPSVGFVSKDKILGTAKIVFLPVDNLKIIK, from the coding sequence GTGAAAAAAGCAAAAGAAAAAATTGAATTATTGGAATTGGCAAAAGCAATAGGAATTGCTATTGCTTTTGCATATGGTATTCGATTTTTCTTATTTACCCCTATTGTAGTTGACGGTGCTTCTATGATGCCCACATTTGAAAATGGTGACAGAGTAATAGTGGATAAAATCGGACCAAAATCGATGGAGTATGAAAGATTTGATGTGATTGTATTTGAAGCAAAAGAAGATACTAATTATATCAAACGTATTATTGGTATACCTGGTGACCGCATCGTTTATGAAAACGATGAACTTTTTATTAACGGTGAGAGGTACAAAGAACCCTACTTAGAGGAATATAAAAAAGCTTTAATAGACAATGATACACTTACTGGAGACTTTACATTAGAGGGGAATTTAGGTGAATTAACTGTGCCAGATGGATACTTTTTTGTATTAGGAGATAATCGTCGTAACAGCACGGATAGCAGAGACCCTAGTGTTGGATTTGTTTCGAAGGATAAAATTTTGGGTACCGCAAAAATTGTATTTTTACCTGTAGATAATTTAAAGATAATAAAATGA